The sequence tctgcttttatttccttttccaaaatcctactttttttgtctctgtctttCCGCATTTATTTCCCTCGATCAagtttctggtttggttttttttttttttccttttaattatttctggctgtatttatttctctcctttcgtgtttccatcctttctttccgcctttctgtctttatttctctttcttcctattttgggggggggggggggggtggaggaagATGAAACTAAGGAAAAAGCGTCTTTCCCTAATTCCTGGCGCTTCTGCTCCTGCACGTCGCCGCCCCTGACCGTGCCCCCGCTCGCTCCCGGCagggcggccggggctggccCTGTGCgcgggctgcgggggccgcATCCAGGATCCCTTCCTGCTGCGGGTGTCGCCGGACCTGGAGTGGCACGTCGCCTGCCTCAAGTGCGCCGAGTGCGGGCAGCCCCTGGACGAGACCTGCACATGCTTCCTGCGCGACGGCAAGGCCTACTGCAAGCGGGACTACAGCAGGTGACCCCGAACGCGCCGGCGTTCGTTAAACAATAACCGACCAAGCACAAACGCCCCTTGAAAGCCCCGAATTTCCCCCAAACGAAAAGCTGACtctccgccgccgcccgcccccgcggcgccGCCCCGACGGCGCGGCCGCGGGCCCTGACGGCGCCTCGCCTCGCGTCCCCGCAGGCTCTTCGGCATCAAGTGCGCCCAGTGCCGGGCGGCCTTCAGCAGCAGCGACCTGGTGATGCGCGCCCGCGACCACGTCTACCACCTGGAGTGCTTCCGCTGCGCCGCCTGCGGCCGCCAGCTCCTGCCCGGCGACCAGTTCTGCCTGCGGGAGCGCGACCTGCTCTGCCGCGCCGACCACGGGCCGCCCCCCgacggcgccgccgccgcccgcgggccgcgcagccccgcgctgccgccgcccgccgccgcgcacctCGCAGGTACCGGCTCCCCCCGaacggccgcggcggggccgcggctcggggcgggcggcgggggggcgggggggggctgcggcgggcgggcgggcggcggcgctgaCGGTGcgcgccctccccgcccgccgcagAGCCGGTGCCcgggcggccgcccgccccgcggccgccggcgcACAAGGCGGCGGAGAAGACCACCCGCGTGCGGACGGTGCTGAACGAGAAGCAGCTGCACACGCTGCGGACCTGCTACGCCGCCAACCCGCGCCCCGACGCCCTGATGaaggagcagctggtggagatgACGGGGCTCAGCCCCCGCGTCATCCGCGTCTGGTTCCAGAACAAGCGCTGCAAGGACAAGAAGAAGTCCATCCTCAtgaagcagctccagcagcagcagcacagcgaCAAGACGGTgagcgcccgcccgccccgccggggcgggaggTGGAGGAGGCGGGGGTGCGCCGGGCCGGCGGGCtcgggcggcggccgcgctgAAGCCCCGTGTGCCCGCAGAGCCTGCAGGGCCTCACCGGGACGCCGCTGGTGGCCGGCAGCCCGGTCCGCCACGAGAGCGCCGTGCAGGGCAGCGCCGTGGAGGTCCAGACCTACCAGCCGCCCTGGAAGGCGCTCAGCGAGTTCGCCCTGCAGAGCGACCTGGAGCAGCCCGCCGCCTTCCAGCAGCTGGtgagccgcgccgcgccgcgccgggccgcccCGTCGGGCCGCGGAGGGTGGGcaggccccggcccgccgggcccgggcgcTGCGGGAGGGGGGGACgaggcgcgggggggggggggggggggaggaatcgGCGCCGGGCCCTCACCGCCGCTGCTCCCCCAGGTCTCCTTCTCCGAGTCCGGCTCCTTGGGCACCTCCTCCGGCAGCGACGTGACCTCGctgtcctcccagctccccgACACCCCCAACAGCATGGTGCCCAGCCCGGCCGAGACGTGaggcggcccggccgcccgccgccgcgggacTTCCGCATGCCTGCGCTCCCTGCATGAGACACCCGGCCCCGGGCCGCTCCCAGAGCGCCGGACAAAcgcctttgttttttaattattcttatttaaaaacaaacaaaaaatatgttaCTGACGGCCAAAAAAGCACCGGGATCCTCGCTGCCTTCTCCAGACCAGAGAGAGAGCCCCCGCCCTGGTTATTTcgttgttttgggttttttcccctgcgGATTTCgatgtttcttttccccaaagaaacGTGGATTTCCCCGCTGGAGCCCGGCACGGTGACAGGCTGCCTCGCCCGCCGCTTGTGCCGGGGACggcttttcttccctttttggaagggaaaagaaaaagaaatgcaaaagggGGAGAGACTTCCCCCGGCGTGCGCGCCTGCCCGCGGCCGCGGAGCCGGCCTGGCCCTCCCTCCGCGGAGCCGCGCCGTCCAGCCTCATCTCACGCCGATGCCTCTCCCGGGCcgcggcgcccggccccgcacgATCGCTGGAAAAGCGGGACACGGAAACGAGACTTTTTAACGGGAAAACCAGTACTAATAATGTTAAGTTATCAATGGACGGAGGACGGATTGTTTCAGCCTTTAACGAACAAAAGTAAgttattgttatttattgtcAGAGTCAGCGGTTGAATAGTGGGATTAAATATTTTGggcttaataaaaaaagagaaagaaagaaaaggaaaggattgaaacgaaaaaagaaaaaggggggggggggagggcggcggAGGGGCTCCCGTGCGCGGAGCCGCGCTGCCGGCCGAGTCGGGGCGGGGTGCGGGTCGGGACGCGGGGCGGGGTGCGGGACGGGCGCAGCCCCGGCTTTGCCGGCACGGTCTCCCCGCGCCGCGCTAATCGGCTTTCCCGACCGGGGCCGCTTATTTATAGCCGGGGAGGCGGAGCGCAGGTTTCCCTTTCGGAGCAGCCCCCGCGCTCGGCCAGGTCGCGCCCGCACCTGCCGCCGTGCGGGGCCGCCTCGCCTCctccccgggggcggcgggggctcggccgCGGGGTTTCccccgaggcggcggcggcgaggcgtGCCGTCCCCTCGCCTGTATTCATCCCCCTGTCTAGACGCAGGCGGCGGCTCCTTATCTGCCTTTGGCATCGCCAGGGAGAGCGGCGGGGGCCGCACCGgctcccgctccctccccgTTACTCGGGCGGGAATGCACTCAGGGCCGGCTCCCGGCGGGATCGCAGGCCCGGGCAGCCTTAAACCGCGGCGAGCCGCCCCCACGTCCCCGTCCCGGGGCGGTCGGGCCCGCACCCtcggggagctggggggggggggggtagctGAGCCCCCCCGGGCTGCAAGGGGATGAGCAGCGCGGCGCCGGGGTGGGGACGGCTGAGGCGGGGGTGTGCGGGCAGCGGGCCCCCGCCCGGGCGAGCTGGCCCGCGCGGCCGACCCGCAGTTGCGGTCAGGGCGCACGGAGCAGCCCGGGACGCGCCGGCGGGGGGCGAAGGGGCCGCCTCAGGCAGGGGCTCctctgccgccgccgcggcgggcggccccccggcccggggacAGGTGGGAAGGGGGTCTCCCGCCCCCGCAaccccgccgcggggcccccGCAGTTACCTAGCTCCAGCCGGGTCGGGTTTCGGCTCCCCGCGCTCGCCCGGGCCTAGATTGAAGCACGCCGTTTCCGTCACCTGGCAGCGGGAGCCGCCCGGGCCGTAAAATCGCCTCCGCGGAGGCGGCCGGGGGACCCGAGTCCTCATggagcccccgctccccccctcaGGCAGCGCGGCGGCCTCGCCGGGCGGGTCGGGATTGCCGCCGCCGGCTCAGGTGCGGGGCCCGGCCTGGCCGCTGGGGCCGGCGAGGGGGCCGCCAAGAGGCGACCGTCCCGGTCCCCGCGGGCCTGAGCCGCCTGCGGCCCGGCAcaggcgcggccccgccggcgcctTCCCTGCgaagccccggccccggccccggccccggccccggcccggtcCCGCCGCGCaggccccgcgccccgcgccccctcACAGCCGCTCCCCGCgcgcgggccgggcccggggcagccgccgccgccgccgccgccggggccttCGGCGAGAGGCGCGGAAAATAAATCTTGCCGAGACACGCCGCCGTTTTTAcgttttaattttgcttcatgGAAACTTCACCGTTAAGAGAACAGCACGAGGTTTAAACAGGCGTTATTAAAGTCTTACCGAAACGTTAAAAATGtgtgtggtttaaaaaaaaatccctattaCGTGGCTTATCCCAAATAAccaaaaaattacaaatgaacTTTCCTCGGAGCCACATCTGACAAATTCTTTAGACATTTGATTAACTGGGAAGACATcttaagaggtttttttctttcttttctctctgagcCTTGTGTTCCTTACGGTAATTCAAACACATCGATATTTGTTACGCAGAAGTCACACTACAGACAGAATAAGTTACTTTATTACAAGATATATAGAACATATTTTCTCTATTTGCAATCTTATTTCAGCAGTTCTGCAGTGCAAGTACCACCACATCACAGGGCAGAAAATACGCAAATCATGACATAGGatatgcaaatgaaataaactCAAATTATCAAAATTACAAAACAGAAGTTGAAGGTATCTACAGTACTTATAAATAGTGCAAATCAGGTATCTACAGCATAAGTATTTAGAGTATCAAAAACTTTTTGGAATAGCCGTTTAAAGAAGGTAGTCAGCAGGAACTGGTCAGCATGATGATGATAGggattttaaaaccaaatacaaCACTTATTTTTTCAAGAAGAACTGTCGAGCTTCTTCCCAGGACTGGCGGGGGAATCTGTTGGACAGCTCAAGATAATCTTGAGGACTGAaaaatttttctgttgaagaCAGAACATAAAATTACCAAGTTATTCTCTCTTAAGATAAGATGGCAATAAAACAAGAATAACGAACACGCAGCCAATTCGAGATACTTCAAGTCATTTACTCCCCTCCCCCTACCAAAAACTTCTCAAACCATGGCGTAACACTTCTGTGGAGCTACTGACATTGAGGTTTGGCTTTAAAAATGGAGGCACAGGGCTCTGATGAGCAAAGACTTAGATTTTTAAGCTTTTGGATCAGGCTCTCTGCTTTACGCATCGGAGCATTATACATCTTTACACATGATTTTATGTTCTCGGACCCACCAAGGACCAACTCAGCCTCCTTCAAGTTCGGGCAGCCTCGATGGAGCGCTCTCTGCTTAGCAGCTTCTTTTTCTACAAAGGGCTGCGGAGGAGTTCTCCTCCCCGCTTCCCCCAAAGCTCACAGCATGATTACAAACACAGCTTTTACTCCTACGAGTACTGTTGGTGACGTGAACGGGACTACACATGCGTGCACGGGTTTGCAGGGTCCGACCCTTTGAGCAGCACGTTGCAGCGCAGCACCTAACAATGAAATTTGCGCTTTCAAGTTTTACTCCGAGCTGCGTTCTTGTTCCCATTTGTTTTTTGGAGACACCGTCCTTCACATTCAAGTGATATAATGGATAAAAATAATCCTGCTTATACTACTATTAAGCCAGCTTTTTTGCAACTGGGGAATGTTTAGAAATCACACTCACGTGTCACCACATAAGTCATCTTTGTTTAAAAGTTCATTTAGTTTGaatagtgaaaataaaaagcagttttctacTTGGATTTTAGATGTTTCTCAAGCAGATACTCATGCAACACAATCCTGGAAAGTTTGTGCTGCAGACACTG is a genomic window of Pelecanus crispus isolate bPelCri1 chromosome 7, bPelCri1.pri, whole genome shotgun sequence containing:
- the ISL2 gene encoding insulin gene enhancer protein ISL-2, which codes for MVDILLPRPLPGAMGEPSKRRPGLALCAGCGGRIQDPFLLRVSPDLEWHVACLKCAECGQPLDETCTCFLRDGKAYCKRDYSRLFGIKCAQCRAAFSSSDLVMRARDHVYHLECFRCAACGRQLLPGDQFCLRERDLLCRADHGPPPDGAAAARGPRSPALPPPAAAHLAEPVPGRPPAPRPPAHKAAEKTTRVRTVLNEKQLHTLRTCYAANPRPDALMKEQLVEMTGLSPRVIRVWFQNKRCKDKKKSILMKQLQQQQHSDKTSLQGLTGTPLVAGSPVRHESAVQGSAVEVQTYQPPWKALSEFALQSDLEQPAAFQQLVSFSESGSLGTSSGSDVTSLSSQLPDTPNSMVPSPAET